A genomic region of Arachis hypogaea cultivar Tifrunner chromosome 5, arahy.Tifrunner.gnm2.J5K5, whole genome shotgun sequence contains the following coding sequences:
- the LOC140184831 gene encoding uncharacterized protein: MESDHDKYKGKCKKFENSCRSLIRIMLQHQRSIWEVRQYNGPYTCLATSISNYHKKLDYHVISAFIFSMIRADMTVSIKILQNATEAHFGFRPTYQRMWLAKQKVVAHIYGDWEEAYNKLPRWVLDVKITMPNGIAVLRTSLVRVRGQDDVAIAQDGNSNIVPIAFALVEGENIESRSFFLSHVLQQMTPHLGIFVISDRHKGIKTALEAHVGGWNPPAAYRAFCIMHVAVNFELSFKG, translated from the exons ATGGAGTCGGACCATGACAAGTACAAAGGCAAGTGTAAGAAGTTTGAAAATAGTTGCAGATCGTTGATTCGGATCATGCTACAGCATCAAAGAAGTATATGGGAGGTCAGACAGTATAATGGACCTTATACATGTTTGGCTACCTCCATTTCCAATTATCACAAGAagcttgattatcatgtgataTCTGCTTTCATCTTTTCTATGATCAGAGCTGATATGACTGTGTCCATCAAGATATTACAGAATGCGACAGAGGCACATTTTGGATTTAGACCTACGTACCAGAGGATGTGGTTGGCCAAGCAAAAGGTCGTCGCTCATATATatggtgattgggaagaggcctaTAATAAGCTGCCAAGATGGGTGCTCGATGTGAAGATAACAATGCCAAATGGTATTGCAGTTTTGAGAACAAGTCTTGTGCGAGTTAGAGGCCAAGATGATG TTGCGATAGCTCAAGATGGAAATTCTAATATCGTTCCTATTGCTTTTGCCCTAGTGGAGGGTGAGAATATAGAGTCAAGGTCTTTTTTCTTGTCTCACGTACTACAGCAAATGACTCCTCATCTAGGCATATTCGTGATCTCTGATAGGCATAAGGGGATCAAGACAGCGTTGGAAGCACATGTTGGTGGATGGAATCCGCCTGCTGCTTATCGTGCATTCTGTATTATGCACGTTGCAGTGAATTTTGAGTTGAGTTTCAAGGGATAA